A window of the Eleutherodactylus coqui strain aEleCoq1 chromosome 8, aEleCoq1.hap1, whole genome shotgun sequence genome harbors these coding sequences:
- the LOC136576161 gene encoding angio-associated migratory cell protein-like, producing MEGAGACNGGGSGSASPEPEEGAAAAVDFHEDEEIIEVLELNEGEPDPDDLASDMEDVDFADEPEDGEMGDEEWETEDEGVEEGADPHDDSELTYSNHTDSVFCVSLDPKDSNLAVTGGEDDKACVWRISDGETLFECAGHKDSVTCTAFSHDSTMVATGDMSGLIKVWKVEDAQEIWSFEVADLEWLEWHPCAHVLLCGTADGNTWMWKIPSGECKTFQGPNCPATCGQFLPDGKKAVVGYEDGSVRIWDLKQGSTLHVLKGTDAHSGPLTCVSSNADGSLILTGSVDCDTKMVNVVTGKVVGVFRTESNVSKASKREEGEAETNSVETVGFCSALPLAAVGYLDGTLAVYDISTQTLRHRCQHESGIVQLLWEDNSPVVYTCSLDGAVRLWDSRSGKMISEYFGHTAEILDFALNKDASIVVTASGDHTAKVFCVQRPDR from the exons ATGGAAGGAGCGGGCGCCTGCAATGGAGGAGGGTCTGGATCGGCCAGTCCAGAGCCGGAAGAAGGGGCCGCAGCCGCCGTGGACTTTCATGAGGATGAAGAGATCATTGAAGTGCTGGAGCTGAATGAAGGCGAACCGGACCCAG ATGACCTCGCCAGCGACATGGAGGACGTGGATTTTGCAGATGAACCAGAAGATGGAGAAATGGGCGATGAGGAATGGGAGACGGAAGATgagggcgtggaggagggagctgaCCCGCACGACGACAGCGAGCTGACGTACTCCAACCACACCG ATTCTGTATTTTGCGTCAGTCTGGACCCCAAGGACAGCAATCTGGCGGTGACGGGGGGAGAAGACGACAAGGCCTGCGTGTGGAGAATAAGCGACGGAGAGACGCTGTTTGAGTGCGCCG GTCACAAGGACTCTGTCACCTGTACTGCGTTCAGTCATGACTCCACCATGGTGGCTACAGGTGACATGAGCGGTCTCATCAAGGTGTGGAAGGTGGAGGACGCACAGGAGATCTGGTCGTTTGAAGTGGCTGACCTAGAG TGGTTGGAGTGGCATCCTTGTGCCCATGTGTTGCTTTGTGGGACAGCAGATGGCAATACCTGGATGTGGAAAATACCCAGTGGGGAGTgtaaaactttccaaggacccaACTGCCCGGCTACCTGTGGACAGTTCTTACCAGATG GCAAGAAAGCGGTTGTTGGCTATGAAGATGGAAGTGTGCGGATTTGGGACCTCAAGCAGGGGAGCActctgcatgtcctgaagg GTACTGATGCTCATTCTGGACCTTTAACGTGTGTGTCCTCTAATGCCGACGGCAGCCTGATTCTCACCGGTTCTGTAGATTGCGACACCAAAATGGTGAacgtggtcactgggaag GTGGTTGGTGTCTTCCGGACAGAAAGTAATGTATCCAAAGCCTCTAAACGGGAAGAAGGTGAAGCGGAGACCAATTCTGTGGAAACTGTTGGATTCTGCAGCGC GCTGCCTCTGGCCGCAGTCGGTTACCTGGATGGAACTCTGGCAGTTTATGACATCTCAACACAGACTCTGCGACACCGGTGTCAGCACGAA TCCGGCATCGTGCAGCTTCTGTGGGAGGACAACTCGCCGGTGGTCTACACTTGCAGCTTGGATGGGGCTGTCAGGCTCTGGGACTCGCGATCAGGAAAGATGATCAGCGAATACTTCGGCCACACCGCCGAGATTCTGGACTTTGCACTTAACAA GGACGCCTCCATTGTGGTAACCGCCTCTGGGGATCACACGGCGAAAGTATTCTGCGTGCAGAGACCCGACCGCTAG